A window of the Sabethes cyaneus chromosome 1, idSabCyanKW18_F2, whole genome shotgun sequence genome harbors these coding sequences:
- the LOC128746452 gene encoding uncharacterized protein LOC128746452, which produces MRIAQALHRKAWGSINIPNYMAAMQSLVVNMVAILLKAFQNPFEPTVFQQRAASQGAAEQLQADLINDVIGQLNGLIAVQLGVSTEQTLRRPWSRNVFVVDKHETFSELLEELSEEKYDTAGRFLVVQSGLLTETDARLVFEDLWKVRIVNVVLVGNTSNGTQLWSYVPYRKGSCGLVNLANVKSSDTVDVLFPDKTKSFHGCGFNVGSFETWPFTIMQYSDSNSTEMSGFEGDLLEVLSKKLNFEATIVEPENGEQWGYALKENSTGLVGMIQREEVDFGISCLGISLARNEILRAGIAHYTTALVLAVPKGRPYTAFEKLFLPFKASVWLFMAVFLIGAITVIMVVEHKNDSVQAFVYGKNVRFPFMNLLQVFFGISIPVTPSRNFARTLLFMWMILSLVLRTCYQGAMYRYLQKKSTLPPSQTLAEIDQTGALYYVVESAERYYEAVPHRYKRVRHLPQEHNNIIRRLEWMINHPQSRDVVMGALDHMAYHNRLYRRRGGFQPICPEFISTYTVAIYYPKRSILTEQFDAQIQHIQAAGLMNFWISQYGDYDFFRRPRETSQPKRLNNEHLLVAYEMGGVMLTASGVVFGLELASRRFRILKLVLDSFNNVNNRKQSSSINQK; this is translated from the exons ATGCGTATCGCGCAAGCATTGCATCGGAAAGCTTGGGGTTCGATCAACATTCCGAATTATATGGCAGCGATGCAATCGTTGGTCGTGAACATGGTTGCCATTCTACTGAAAGCATTTCAGAATCCTTTCGAGCCAACCGTGTTTCAGCAGAGAGCCGCATCTCAGGGTGCAGCAGAACAATTACAAGCAGATCTTATCAACGACGTGATCGGGCAACTGAACGGGCTCATAGCCGTACAGTTGGGTGTTTCAACAGAGCAAACTTTGCGCAGACCTTGGAGCAGGAATGTCTTTGTCGTGGACAAGCACGAAACTTTTTCGGAGTTACTCGAGGAGCTCTCGGAGGAAAAGTACGATACGGCTGGAAGGTTCTTGGTAGTGCAGAGTGGTCTGCTGACTGAAACTGATGCTCGATTGGTGTTTGAGGATCTGTGGAAAGTACGTATCGTCAATGTCGTATTGGTTGGAAACACCAGTAACGGAACTCAGCTGTGGTCATACGTTCCATACCGGAAGGGAAGCTGTGGTTTGGTTAACCTAGCTAACGTTAAATCATCGGATACCGTAGACGTACTGTTCCCGGACAAAACTAAATCCTTCCATGGATGCGGGTTCAATGTAGGATCATTTGAAACGTGGCCTTTTACCATCATGCAGTACTCCGATTCTAACTCGACAGAAATGAGTGGTTTCGAGGGTGATCTGCTGGAGGTACTGAGCAAGAAATTGAACTTCGAAGCTACGATCGTGGAACCGGAGAACGGTGAACAATGGGGTTATGCACTGAAGGAAAACAGTACCGGTTTGGTGGGAATGATTCAACGGGAGGAAGTAGACTTCGGAATCTCCTGCTTGGGGATATCTCTGGCCAGAAACGAAATCCTGAGAGCGGGCATTGCTCACTATACGACAGCTTTGGTTCTAGCCGTTCCCAAGGGACGTCCCTATACGGCATTTGAGAAACTGTTTCTACCGTTCAAAGCAAGTGTATGGTTGTTCATGGCTGTTTTCCTCATAGGGGCCATCACTGTGATTATGGTAGTTGAACATAAAAACGATAGCGTGCAGGCTTTTGTCTATGGCAAAAATGTACGCTTTCCCTTTATGAATTTACTTCAAGTTTTCTTCGGGATTTCGATTCCCGTTACTCCTTCAAGAAACTTTGCACGAACGCTCTTGTTTATGTGGATGATCCTTTCTCTAGTGTTACGAACCTGCTATCAGGGAGCAATGTATCGGTACCTGCAGAAGAAGTCAACCTTGCCCCCGTCGCAGACATTGGCAGAAATTGACCAAACCGGCGCTTTGTACTACGTAGTGGAATCGGCTGAACGCTATTACGAAGCAGTTCCGCACCGCTATAAAAG GGTTCGACATCTACCACAGGAGCACAACAACATCATCCGTCGCTTGGAGTGGATGATCAACCACCCGCAGTCTCGGGACGTAGTGATGGGTGCCTTGGACCATATGGCCTACCACAACCGGCTGTACCGAAGGCGGGGTGGCTTCCAGCCCATCTGTCCCGAGTTCATTTCTACCTACACGGTCGCCATCTACTATCCGAAACGATCCATACTGACAGAACAGTTTGATGCTCAAATTCAGCACATTCAAGCCGCCGGACTGATGAACTTCTGGATTAGCCAATACGGAGATTACGACTTTTTCCGGCGACCGAGAGAAACCTCTCAGCCGAAGCGGCTCAACAATGAGCATCTTCTGGTCGCCTATGAAATGGGCGGGGTAATGTTGACCGCTAGTGGAGTTGTGTTCGGGTTGGAACTAGCTTCCAGAAGGTTTAGAATTCTGAAACTAGTGCTGGATAGCTTTAATAATGTGAACAATCGAAAACAATCTTCATcaatcaatcaaaaataa
- the LOC128746453 gene encoding uncharacterized protein LOC128746453 has product MLSSREISAVLGNTTLTRKTTKGCPQGGVLSPLLWSLVVDELLKNLTEQGFEVVGFADDVVILVRGKFDIMISTVLSTLLLLPFNSSLIEPPSADPFFSSTVAQVLIGNFQFDHVSTMISSASERRSSLGIVNDVLALLGGQLEIRLDRFSESNRLNYALFFDGYFSFRKVLQDLGIADDLITGRCLLVYCGEAGLDDELQRRIFDDLWRSRSVDVNLMWNNDSRVEIWTYFPYAKPYCGSVKPVLLRSFTPGSTESHLDLFPAKTSSFKGCPLKVGAFQSNPFMIFEDDDDASSGISGIEGDLLKLLAEKLDFTISIVVPPNNTMWGQVDGENSTGIIQLILDEEVDLGLSSLGLAQERIAILKPGVAHHVTRTVFVVPAGREFTSFEKLFGPLATDSWILIGAFTLVGLAVIGIVGVFSGEIQNFVYGRGVSTPYLNLFGTFFGYSITRLPGRNFARTILFLYIWFTMVLRSVYQGSLFKCLQNSHRYAPMSTLAEIERSSGLIYTIPFYRDHYLIHVPSVMPRVRLLPLVPDTILSGIGWLLDQPGSPDVLLSPQDYVARHNKLRGNRGSAFAQIARESLGTCTAVIYYPKRSILTPAFDRQIMRIQSVGLDKFWLNRYGDYQFFRQETNNRIPEALTGEHLLGAYEVYGTMLLGSSLVWALEMLSLKVRWLRKVFEGQIFHGIL; this is encoded by the exons ATGCTGAGTAGCCGTGAAATAAGTGCAGTACTTGGAAATACAACACTTAccagaaaaacaacaaaaggaTGCCCGCAAGGTGGAGTCTTATCGCCTCTGCTGTGGTCATTAGTCGTAGACGAACTGCTCAAAAACCTGACCGAACAGGGATTTGAAGTAGTCGGATTTGCCGATGATGTTGTGATTCTCGTGAGGGGAAAATTCGATA TCATGATTTCAACGGTACTCTCGACACTCTTACTTTTACCGTTCAATTCCTCGCTAATCGAACCACCGTCCGCGGATCCATTTTTCTCGTCAACCGTGGCCCAGGTTCTAATCGGCAACTTTCAGTTCGACCATGTATCGACGATGATCAGCTCGGCATCCGAACGTCGATCATCGCTCGGAATAGTCAACGATGTTCTTGCATTGCTGGGCGGTCAATTGGAAATACGGCTTGATCGGTTCAGCGAATCCAATCGCCTCAACTATGCCCTGTTCTTCGATGGGTATTTTTCGTTTCGCAAGGTCCTACAGGATCTGGGCATAGCCGACGATCTTATTACCGGTCGGTGTCTGCTGGTCTACTGTGGAGAAGCCGGTCTAGATGATGAACTACAGCGACGCATCTTCGACGATCTCTGGAGAAGTCGTAGCGTGGATGTGAACTTGATGTGGAACAATGATAGCCGAGTGGAGATTTGGACGTATTTTCCTTATGCGAAGCCTTACTGCGGATCTGTCAAACCGGTACTGTTGCGGAGTTTCACCCCCGGTAGCACGGAATCACATCTAGATCTGTTCCCAGCCAAAACCAGCAGCTTTAAGGGATGTCCGTTGAAAGTTGGTGCCTTTCAAAGCAATCCGTTCATGATTTTCGAAGACGATGACGATGCTTCGAGTGGGATCAGTGGTATCGAAGGGGACTTGCTTAAATTGCTAGCTGAGAAGCTTGACTTCACTATCAGCATCGTGGTTCCACCGAACAATACCATGTGGGGACAAGTGGATGGTGAAAACAGTACCGGAATCATACAGTTGATCCTGGACGAGGAAGTTGATTTGGGATTGTCCAGCCTAGGGCTCGCCCAAGAACGGATTGCGATCCTTAAACCGGGCGTGGCTCACCACGTCACTAGAACCGTATTTGTCGTTCCGGCTGGACGGGAGTTCACCTCTTTCGAGAAACTCTTTGGCCCTCTGGCCACGGATAGCTGGATCCTCATCGGAGCATTTACGCTGGTCGGTTTGGCCGTTATCGGGATAGTGGGAGTGTTTTCCGGAGAAATTCAAAACTTCGTGTACGGCCGTGGAGTGTCAACTCCGTATCTAAATTTATTCGGCACCTTTTTCGGGTACAGTATCACCAGATTACCCGGAAGAAATTTTGCCAGAACTATTCTCTTCCTGTATATATGGTTCACTATGGTACTACGTTCCGTCTATCAAGGATCACTGTTCAAGTGTCTGCAAAACAGTCACCGTTACGCACCAATGAGCACACTTGCCGAAATTGAACGGTCAAGCGGACTTATCTACACAATACCGTTCTACCGAGACCACTATCTTATCCACGTGCCAAGTGTGATGCCCAGAGTACGCCTGCTGCCGCTCGTTCCGGACACCATACTGTCCGGTATTGGTTGGTTGCTTGATCAACCCGGATCGCCGGATGTGCTGCTCAGCCCGCAGGATTACGTCGCCCGGCATAACAAGCTGCGCGGCAACCGAGGTTCGGCGTTCGCTCAAATCGCCCGTGAATCGCTCGGAACGTGCACCGCCGTAATCTACTATCCGAAACGTTCGATCCTGACGCCTGCCTTCGATCGGCAAATTATGCGCATTCAGTCGGTCGGTTTGGACAAATTCTGGCTCAACCGCTATGGGGATTATCAGTTTTTCCGCCAGGAGACGAACAATCGCATCCCGGAGGCCCTCACCGGTGAACATCTGCTGGGAGCGTACGAAGTTTACGGCACGATGCTGTTGGGAAGTTCGCTGGTTTGGGCGTTGGAAATGCTCTCACTTAAAGTACGTTGGTTACGAAAGGTTTTCGAGGGGCAAATTTTTCACGGTATTTTATAA
- the LOC128746454 gene encoding uncharacterized protein LOC128746454: MDSLVTTVVTILLKAFQDPFEPTLVRQQATTAAGSRLLADLLEEVFRRLNGVIVVQLAHPKHGAYRRPSNRDVFFVDEYEAFQLLYRKFTAQEYGTSGRVLVVHSGLLNESAAQRVCDDLWKLRIVNAVLVGNTDGGVRMWSYVPYLEESCGLVNLVELKMSEQGDKTKTFHGCRFRVGSFETRPFTIRQSFGNRTSSRMRGFEGDLLNVLRKKLNFGVTIVEPKNGEQWGYALKQNSTGLMGMIQREEVDFGISCLGISVARAKVLKAGIAHYTTALVLAVPRGRRYTSFEKLFLPLKTKVWFFIAVFFLGAIVAISLVEYRYDYVRNFVYGRSVRSPYLNLLQVFFGVAMILTPTRNFARTLLFMWMIYSLVVRTCYQAALYHFLQKKSTLPPSQTLAEIDQTGALYYVVESGERYYEAFPHRLRSVRHLPQEHNNIIRRLEWMMRHPRDKDVVQGALDHIAYHNHLYRRRGGFQQICPEFIATFTVAIYYPKKSILTPQFDEQIRHIQASGLMSFWVIRYGDYDFFGRPRRRPRPKQLNNNYLFFAYELGGILLTASGVVFGLELASKKVRILRLLLDRTPINRS, translated from the exons ATGGATTCCCTAGTGACGACGGTGGTCACTATTCTATTGAAAGCCTTCCAGGACCCTTTTGAACCGACGCTGGTgcggcaacaggcaacaaccGCTGCGGGTAGCCGATTGCTTGCAGACCTGCTGGAAGAGGTGTTCCGGCGGTTGAACGGCGTCATAGTTGTCCAGTTAGCTCATCCAAAGCATGGAGCGTACCGACGGCCAAGCAATAGGGATGTCTTCTTCGTTGATGAGTACGAAGCTTTCCAGCTGTTGTATCGGAAGTTTACGGCACAGGAGTACGGTACCTCCGGACGGGTTTTGGTAGTGCACAGTGGTTTGCTGAACGAATCCGCTGCCCAGCGTGTGTGTGATGACTTATGGAAACTGCGCATTGTTAATGCGGTACTGGTTGGGAACACTGACGGCGGAGTTCGGATGTGGTCCTATGTTCCGTATCTGGAGGAAAGCTGTGGTTTAGTTAACTTAGTTGAGCTGAAGATGTCCGAACAGGGGGACAAAACTAAGACGTTCCATGGCTGTCGGTTCAGAGTGGGGTCATTCGAAACTCGACCCTTCACCATCAGGCAGAGCTTCGGGAACCGGACATCATCGAGGATGAGAGGTTTTGAGGGTGATTTACTGAACGTGTTGAGGAAAAAGTTAAACTTTGGCGTTACGATTGTGGAACCGAAAAACGGCGAACAGTGGGGTTATGCGCTGAAACAGAACAGTACCGGCTTGATGGGAATGATCCAGCGAGAGGAAGTTGATTTCGGCATTTCCTGTCTGGGGATATCCGTAGCTAGGGCGAAGGTTTTGAAAGCCGGCATCGCTCACTACACCACGGCACTGGTGCTGGCGGTTCCCCGAGGTCGGCGGTACACTTCCTTCGAGAAGCTGTTTCTTCCACTCAAGACCAAAGTTTGGTTCTTCATTGCCGTTTTCTTTCTGGGGGCAATCGTTGCGATTTCCTTGGTGGAATATCGATATGATTACGTGCGGAACTTTGTCTACGGGAGAAGTGTACGTTCTCCCTATCTGAACTTACTTCAAGTTTTCTTCGGCGTAGCGATGATTTTAACGCCGACGCGTAACTTTGCCCGGACGCTTCTCTTTATGTGGATGATTTATTCTCTGGTGGTGCGAACTTGCTATCAGGCAGCCTTGTATCATTTTCTTCAGAAGAAATCTACCTTACCGCCGTCGCAGACGTTGGCAGAAATCGACCAAACCGGTGCACTGTACTACGTGGTCGAATCGGGAGAACGGTATTACGAGGCTTTTCCACATCGTCTTCGCAG CGTTCGACATCTACCGCAGGAGCACAACAACATCATCCGTCGCCTGGAATGGATGATGCGACACCCGCGGGATAAGGATGTGGTTCAGGGCGCACTGGACCATATCGCCTATCATAACCATCTGTACCGAAGACGTGGTGGTTTCCAGCAGATCTGTCCGGAGTTCATTGCCACCTTCACGGTCGCCATCTACTATCCGAAGAAATCCATACTGACGCCGCAGTTTGACGAACAAATCCGGCACATCCAAGCTTCCGGACTGATGAGCTTCTGGGTTATTCGATACGGAGACTATGACTTCTTCGGGCGACCCAGGAGACGACCCAGACCGAAACAGTTGAACAATAACTATCTCTTCTTCGCGTACGAACTGGGAGGAATCCTGTTGACCGCCAGCGGGGTTGTGTTCGGATTAGAACTAGCTTCCAAAAAGGTTAGAATTTTAAGGTTATTGCTAGATAGAACACCAATAAATAGAAGTTAA
- the LOC128746455 gene encoding uncharacterized protein LOC128746455: MGNPSSAKALTVDPPGYSIAAQIEPSESALRDATVAVITQFYATQCNHIYLRRRATKAGSVFFQRDLINQLLIGVGPSVTVQLETYQAKVLNQSRANNVFLVDDYEAFRRISAGMKIRTYDYTGNFLIVVSDSSNSSYRTVQEIMDDLWSHYIVNVGVLMTFDDSPGNAYYYTYFPFGNGYCEQVRPWLWKIFRDGRWDAREFYPEKLTDFHGCPLKLASFDIPPFMMLEFGSDGSVVNTDGLDGIVVRVLSARLNFSAQVVVVDPPDWGVTAELGFSTGVARYVRDRLVNFTIGYWAVTYSRNRFMGSTFPYYTSLMVIAVPPGEPYSSLEQLYLPFKSLIWIVVGTFLGLAGLMIVLINLQTSTVRNFVFGRAVNTPTLNTFNVFFGGSLTRLPGRNFSRTLLTFWLLYGMIIRTSYMGSLFKFLQSQPNKTVPQFIPQYTAAGYQIRMARNYSYLFEAFPGIAAHLQQTGLRELYESEITELQHPTTRYVLLAPIEAISHVNRALTKHQQILRITKDRVYLSKLAIYSQRSAPVLQPFSILLGRLNAAGLIDQWASHYHQPVFLRSDEHSDGPRPLRFLQVQGSFELWTVGLVIGGAMFLAERIAGWWKQRSLNNGRRITFIL; the protein is encoded by the exons ATGGGAAATCCATCCAGCGCCAAGGCGTTAACGGTTGATCCACCCG GTTACTCCATCGCAGCCCAGATCGAACCGTCAGAATCTGCCCTACGGGACGCCACCGTCGCTGTAATCACTCAGTTCTACGCGACCCAGTGCAACCACATCTACCTGCGGCGTCGAGCTACCAAAGCGGGCAGTGTCTTCTTTCAACGTGACCTAATCAATCAGCTCCTGATCGGGGTTGGACCAAGCGTTACCGTTCAGCTGGAAACCTACCAGGCGAAGGTCCTAAATCAATCGCGAGCAAACAATGTATTTCTGGTGGATGATTACGAAGCCTTCCGGCGCATTAGCGCCGGAATGAAGATTCGCACGTACGATTATACGGGAAACTTTCTGATCGTAGTAAGCGATTCGTCGAACAGCAGCTACCGAACGGTGCAGGAAATCATGGATGACTTGTGGTCGCACTATATTGTCAATGTTGGCGTTTTGATGACGTTTGACGATTCACCCGGCAACGCCTACTACTATACGTACTTTCCCTTCGGGAACGGTTACTGCGAACAGGTTCGTCCGTggctttggaaaattttccgtgACGGACGGTGGGATGCTAGGGAATTTTATCCGGAAAAGCTGACCGACTTCCACGGGTGTCCGTTGAAACTGGCAAGCTTCGATATTCCACCGTTCATGATGCTGGAGTTTGGATCGGATGGGAGTGTGGTTAACACCGACGGGCTGGATGGGATTGTGGTGCGAGTGTTAAGCGCACGGTTGAATTTCAGCGCACAGGTGGTGGTTGTGGATCCTCCGGATTGGGGTGTTACAGCGGAGTTGGGGTTTAGCACCGGTGTGGCTCGATAT GTGCGGGATCGTTTGGTGAACTTCACCATTGGATACTGGGCAGTGACCTACAGCAGGAACCGTTTCATGGGAAGTACTTTTCCCTACTATACCTCGCTAATGGTTATCGCCGTTCCACCTGGGGAGCCGTACAGCTCGCTGGAACAACTTTATTTGCCTTTCAAGAGCCTTATTTGGATCGTTGTCGGAACTTTCCTGGGTCTCGCCGGACTCATGATCGTGCTTATCAACCTGCAAACCTCTACGGTTCGGAACTTTGTCTTCGGTCGAGCGGTAAACACTCCAACGCTAAACACTTTCAACGTCTTCTTCGGTGGATCTTTAACTCGTCTGCCAGGTCGTAACTTCTCGCGAACTTTGCTGACGTTTTGGCTGCTCTATGGAATGATCATTCGCACCTCGTACATGGGTTCGTTGTTTAAGTTCCTGCAGTCGCAGCCGAACAAGACTGTTCCACAGTTCATACCGCAGTACACTGCCGCTGGGTACCAGATCCGGATGGCACGGAACTACAGCTATCTGTTCGAAGCCTTTCCCGGCATCGCGGCTCATCTCCAGCAGACGGGACTGCGAGAACTCTACGAAAGTGAGATAACTGAGCTGCAACATCCGACCACTCGCTACGTTCTGCTGGCACCAATCGAGGCGATCTCCCACGTAAACCGAGCGCTGACCAAGCATCAGCAGATTCTCCGAATCACCAAGGATCGTGTGTATCTGTCGAAGTTGGCAATCTACTCCCAGCGATCGGCACCGGTGCTGCAACCGTTCAGTATTCTCCTGGGCCGCCTGAACGCCGCCGGGTTGATCGATCAGTGGGCATCGCACTATCATCAGCCGGTGTTTTTGCGCAGTGACGAACATTCGGATGGTCCTCGACCGTTGCGATTCCTGCAGGTTCAGGGTAGTTTCGAACTGTGGACTGTTGGATTGGTGATCGGTGGCGCGATGTTCCTAGCGGAACGCATTGCCGGCTGGTGGAAGCAGCGATCACTGAACAACGGGAGACGAATTACTTTTATCTTGTAG
- the LOC128746456 gene encoding uncharacterized protein LOC128746456: MWKTVGFWFLIFCAVSAASRLYREPPDPELQLVRAVSRTIVRYGSIISDRFRSPLLVDSFAQDRRARHQQQDCLDGVLRSVEREFPVQFHCHTKPSHHERAVMLSLILIDGRIALRKFLNHMDERFDTSGIFWIVLFDPNSSEKFSNQYELLQHILENFWHKQILYVFIFVISESNGVQLYSFFPYDQNVCGFVQPVLLDWQKDRLFRSRLPQLYGCPLRIGTFENPPFIMIAKDAQGHAYLRGIEGNLINTISKRLNFTLTIVSPPENDQWGQLGEDGNNTGLMKLLLDGSVDFGISSLGLTEKRMTLLSPGTFHFTTDLIFAVPSGRQYSAFEKLFLPLSAGTWYVVCGFLVGALITIAFVKVQKSRVQDFVFGLNIRTPTLNLLSVLFGGSSVRCPTRNFARTLLMLWTLCTLVVRTAYQGSLYKYLQAPKNFSAPSTIDAIQREGLYFYMLDIDLQYFVNYPRVFDRIRFFSHQYSATVEKMEQIGREELDGALLTLVDSVAFHNQVYPPEDFIQITREVVCTFPMVIYYPKHSLLKRIFDQEIKKLRTTGLMQLWASRYGNYDFLRRTKMTALTKPLSVGHLAGAFELYGVLLTLSGIVFLVEVIAKRSGQVGIAVERIQYPEGGAIACYFSCGKPIRC; this comes from the exons ATGTGGAAAACCGTCGGTTTTTGGTTTCTTATTTTCTGCGCAGTTTCCGCAGCTTCCAGACTTTACCGAGAACCACCGGACCCGGAGCTCCAACTGGTACGAGCAGTATCGCGAACTATCGTTCGCTACGGTTCAATCATAAGCGATCGCTTCCGATCTCCGCTGCTGGTGGATAGTTTTGCGCAGGACCGGCGAGCCCGCCACCAGCAGCAGGACTGCCTAGACGGTGTACTTCGCAGCGTTGAGCGAGAGTTCCCAGTACAGTTTCACTGTCATACGAAACCGTCGCACCATGAACGGGCCGTAATGCTTAGCTTGATCCTGATCGATGGACGTATCGCCCTTCGAAAGTTTCTAAACCATATGGATGAACGGTTCGATACATCCGGCATCTTCTGGATTGTACTGTTCGATCCAAACAGTTCGGAGAAATTCAGCAATCAGTACGAGTTGCTTCAGCATATATTGGAGAACTTCTGGCACAAACAGATTCTCTATGTGTTTATCTTTGTGATCAGCGAATCGAACGGCGTTCAGTTGTACTCCTTCTTTCCGTACGATCAAAATGTGTGTGGTTTCGTTCAGCCGGTTCTCCTCGACTGGCAGAAGGATAGGTTATTTCGATCGCGACTACCACAGCTCTACGGATGTCCGTTGCGCATTGGAACTTTCGAGAATCCACCGTTCATTATGATCGCAAAGGATGCTCAAGGTCACGCGTACTTACGTGGCATTGAGGGGAACCTAATCAATACCATATCGAAGCGGTTGAACTTTACGCTCACGATTGTGTCACCTCCGGAAAACGATCAGTGGGGTCAACTCGGCGAGGATGGTAACAACACCGGGCTGATGAAATTACTGCTGGATGGGAGCGTCGACTTTGGGATCAGCTCACTGGGGTTAACCGAGAAAAGGATGACACTGCTGTCACCTGGAACGTTCCATTTCACTACGGATTTGATTTTTGCTGTCCCCTCCGGAAGGCAGTATTCCGCTTTCGAGAAACTCTTTCTACCCTTATCTGCCGGGACCTGGTATGTGGTTTGCGGATTTCTGGTGGGTGCTCTGATCACCATTGCTTTCGTGAAAGTACAGAAAAGTCGAGTACAAGACTTCGTTTTCGGACTAAACATTCGAACGCCTACGTTAAATTTGCTTAGCGTTCTTTTCGGTGGTTCCTCAGTTAGGTGTCCGACAAGAAACTTTGCTCGAACCTTGTTGATGCTGTGGACATTGTGTACACTAGTTGTTCGAACCGCTTATCAAGGCTCACTGTACAAGTATCTGCAGGCTCCGAAGAACTTCTCCGCTCCGTCGACAATCGATGCAATTCAGCGCGAAGGCCTGTATTTCTACATGCTGGATATAGATTTGCAGTACTTCGTGAACTACCCAAGGGTTTTCGACAG AATACGTTTCTTTTCGCATCAATATTCCGCGACCGTCGAGAAGATGGAACAGATTGGACGAGAAGAATTGGACGGAGCATTGCTGACGCTTGTTGACAGCGTAGCCTTTCACAATCAAGTCTATCCACCGGAAGATTTCATACAAATCACCCGCGAGGTTGTCTGCACCTTTCCGATGGTAATTTACTATCCGAAGCATTCGCTGTTGAAACGAATTTTCGACCAGGAGATCAAAAAGCTTAGGACTACCGGATTGATGCAGTTGTGGGCGTCCAGGTATGGCAATTACGATTTCTTGCGACGCACAAAGATGACGGCGCTCACTAAGCCACTCTCCGTGGGCCATTTGGCAGGGGCGTTTGAGCTTTACGGAGTGCTGTTGACGCTGAGTGGGATTGTCTTTCTAGTGGAGGTAATTGCTAAGCGAAGTGGACAGGTTGGAATTGCTGTAGAGAGAATTCAATACCCGGAGGGCGGTGCCATCGCGTGCTACTTTAGCTGTGGTAAGCCGATTCGATGTTGA